GGCGCGCATCGTGTCGGCGGTTTCGCCACTCTGGGTGACGCCGACGACGAGCGACTGGTCCGTGAGCGGCATCGTCTCGGCCGTAAATTCGCTCGCCAGGGCCGCCTGGGCGGGGACGCCCCAGCGGTTCAACAGCGAGACGCCGAACATCGCGGCGTGGTAGGAGGTCCCGCAGGCGACGAACGTCACGGGGCCGTCGAAGGCGATGTCCGCCAGTTCCTCGAGTTCGATCCGGCCGGTGAGTTCGTTGAGTCGCCCGCGGAGACACTCCCGGATCGCGGTGGGTTGTTCGTGAATCTCCTTGAGCATGTAGTGGTCGTAGCCGCTCTTGCCGGCGTCTTCGGCGTCCCACTCGATGGTCTCGACGCTACTCTCGACGACCTCGCCTGCCGAATCGGTGATCCGGATCGAGTCGCCGGTGAGCGTCGCGAACTCGCCGTCGTCGAGGTAGATCACGCGGTCGGTGTACTCGATGAACGCCGGGACGTCGCTCGCCAGGTAGTGGCCGTCCTCGCCCAGGCCGAGCACCAGCGGCGACTCGTGACGGGCTGCGTACACCGTCTCCGACCCCTCGAAGACGGCGGCGATGGCGTAACTCCCCTCGAGGCGCTCGATGGCCGCCCGGAACGCCGTCTCGGGGTCGAGGCCGTCCTCGAGGCCGCGGGCGATCAGGTGGGGAACGACTTCGGTGTCGGTGTCACTCTGGAACGTGACGCCGGCCTCGCGCAGTTCCGTCCGGAGCGACTGGTAGTTCTCGATGATGCCGTTGTGGACAACGGCGACCCGGCCCTCCGCGTCGGTGTGCGGGTGGGCGTTCACGTCCGATGGCGGGCCGTGGGTGCTCCAGCGGGTGTGGCCGATGCCGACGGACTCGCCGCCCGGTTCGTTCGCCTCCAGGGTCTCCTCGAGCGAGGACACCTCGCCCTGGCGTTTGTGGACGCGGAGGTCCATATCCCCGAGAGCGACGCCGGCGGAGTCGTACCCCCGGTACTCGAGGCCCGAAAGTCCGGTCATCAGGACGTCGAGCGCGTCGGTGTCGTGCTCGCCG
This region of Natronosalvus halobius genomic DNA includes:
- the glmS gene encoding glutamine--fructose-6-phosphate transaminase (isomerizing), whose protein sequence is MCGIIGFVGNGEHDTDALDVLMTGLSGLEYRGYDSAGVALGDMDLRVHKRQGEVSSLEETLEANEPGGESVGIGHTRWSTHGPPSDVNAHPHTDAEGRVAVVHNGIIENYQSLRTELREAGVTFQSDTDTEVVPHLIARGLEDGLDPETAFRAAIERLEGSYAIAAVFEGSETVYAARHESPLVLGLGEDGHYLASDVPAFIEYTDRVIYLDDGEFATLTGDSIRITDSAGEVVESSVETIEWDAEDAGKSGYDHYMLKEIHEQPTAIRECLRGRLNELTGRIELEELADIAFDGPVTFVACGTSYHAAMFGVSLLNRWGVPAQAALASEFTAETMPLTDQSLVVGVTQSGETADTMRALREANRAGATTLAVTNVVGSSAARETDHVLYIRAGPEIGVAATKTFASQQAALTMVAAALSDHRSRELIQSLRSIADAIQQVLDTSSAREIAQVYADADAYFFIGRGLHYPVALEGALKLKEISYEHAEGFAAGELKHGPLALVGPNTPVFALVTGDGEEAEKTIGNVKEVEARGVPIVAVTDGQSDVERYADHVLEIPALEHVASSVVANVQLQLVSYWIANELGRSIDKPRHLAKSVTVE